A window of the Cicer arietinum cultivar CDC Frontier isolate Library 1 chromosome 6, Cicar.CDCFrontier_v2.0, whole genome shotgun sequence genome harbors these coding sequences:
- the LOC101507420 gene encoding receptor-like cytoplasmic kinase 176 isoform X2, producing the protein MFMGCCFSAKVKAESPTHNGMNSKVGRKEEDVSSGLSSKLSSSSMLLTSRSEGEILQSNSLKCFTFNEVRTATRNFRPDSVVGEGGFGSVFKGWIDERTLAPTKPEDDYRILVYEFLPKGSLDNHLFRKYFQPLSWKIRMKIALDAAKGLAFLHSDEVEVIYRDFKTSNILIDNNYNAKLSDFGLAKDGPEGGKSHVSTRIMGTPGYAAPEYLATGHLTKKSDVYSFGVVLLEIMSGKRALDKNRPSGEHMLVEWAKPLLVSRRKISQVMDARIEGQYSSHEAMKVAHIAIQCLSVEQKYRPNIDVVVRSLEQLQESNSTVGGVGSSQSQHQTTIKINGHSSSSSGLEQNGKSVDESLSGEGTSNTSSSASPLYI; encoded by the exons ATGTTCATGGGTTGCTGCTTTAGTGCAAAGGTCAAAGCTGAGAGTCCTACACATAATG GTATGAATTCAAAGGTTGGTAGGAAAGAAGAGGATGTTTCAAGTGGTTTAAGTAGCAAGCTGTCCTCTTCATCTATGCTTCTAACTTCTAGGAGTGAGGGTGAGATATTGCAATCCAACAGTTTGAAGTGTTTCACTTTCAATGAGGTAAGAACTGCTACAAGGAACTTTCGTCCGGATAGTGTCGTCGGTGAAGGTGGATTTGGTTCTGTATTTAAGGGATGGATCGATGAGCGCACACTAGCCCCTACTAAACCAG AGGATGACTACCGGATTTTGGTATACGAATTTTTGCCCAAGGGAAGTTTGGATAATCATTTGTTTAGAA AATACTTTCAGCCACTCTCTTGGAAAATCCGTATGAAGATAGCTCTTGATGCTGCTAAGGGTCTTGCGTTTCTTCACAGTGATGAAGTCGAAGTGATATATCGAGACTTCAAAACTTCTAATATTTTGATTGATAAT AACTATAATGCAAAACTCTCTGATTTCGGGTTGGCAAAAGATGGACCAGAAGGTGGTAAAAGCCATGTCTCTACAAGGATAATGGGCACCCCAGGCTATGCAGCTCCTGAGTATCTAGCCACAG GTCACCTAACCAAAAAGAGTGATGTATACAGCTTCGGTGTTGTTCTCTTGGAAATTATGTCAGGCAAACGCGCATTGGATAAAAATAGGCCGTCCGGGGAGCATATGTTAGTTGAATGGGCCAAGCCATTGCTCGTCAGCAGGCGCAAGATCTCTCAAGTCATGGATGCTCGTATAGAAGGTCAATACTCATCGCATGAAGCAATGAAAGTAGCACACATTGCAATTCAATGTCTGTCGGTAGAACAAAAATATAGACCAAACATAGATGTAGTGGTGAGATCGTTGGAACAACTTCAGGAATCCAATAGCACTGTCGGTGGAGTTGGAAGCTCTCAGTCTCAACATCAAACAACCATCAAAATAAATGGTCATAGCTCAAGTAGCAGTGGTTTAGAACAAAATGGAAAAAGCGTTGATGAATCTTTAAGTGGAGAAGGTACTTCTAATACGAGTTCATCTGCTTCTCCTCTTTATATCTAG
- the LOC101507420 gene encoding receptor-like cytoplasmic kinase 176 isoform X1 has product MFMGCCFSAKVKAESPTHNGMNSKVGRKEEDVSSGLSSKLSSSSMLLTSRSEGEILQSNSLKCFTFNEVRTATRNFRPDSVVGEGGFGSVFKGWIDERTLAPTKPGTGFVIAVKRLNQESNQGHSEWLTEINYLGQLHHPNLVKLIGFCLEDDYRILVYEFLPKGSLDNHLFRKYFQPLSWKIRMKIALDAAKGLAFLHSDEVEVIYRDFKTSNILIDNNYNAKLSDFGLAKDGPEGGKSHVSTRIMGTPGYAAPEYLATGHLTKKSDVYSFGVVLLEIMSGKRALDKNRPSGEHMLVEWAKPLLVSRRKISQVMDARIEGQYSSHEAMKVAHIAIQCLSVEQKYRPNIDVVVRSLEQLQESNSTVGGVGSSQSQHQTTIKINGHSSSSSGLEQNGKSVDESLSGEGTSNTSSSASPLYI; this is encoded by the exons ATGTTCATGGGTTGCTGCTTTAGTGCAAAGGTCAAAGCTGAGAGTCCTACACATAATG GTATGAATTCAAAGGTTGGTAGGAAAGAAGAGGATGTTTCAAGTGGTTTAAGTAGCAAGCTGTCCTCTTCATCTATGCTTCTAACTTCTAGGAGTGAGGGTGAGATATTGCAATCCAACAGTTTGAAGTGTTTCACTTTCAATGAGGTAAGAACTGCTACAAGGAACTTTCGTCCGGATAGTGTCGTCGGTGAAGGTGGATTTGGTTCTGTATTTAAGGGATGGATCGATGAGCGCACACTAGCCCCTACTAAACCAGGTACAGGTTTTGTCATTGCTGTTAAGAGGCTTAATCAAGAAAGCAATCAGGGACATAGTGAATGGTTG ACAGAAATCAATTACCTAGGACAGCTGCATCATCCTAATCTTGTGAAACTGATTGGTTTTTGCTTAGAGGATGACTACCGGATTTTGGTATACGAATTTTTGCCCAAGGGAAGTTTGGATAATCATTTGTTTAGAA AATACTTTCAGCCACTCTCTTGGAAAATCCGTATGAAGATAGCTCTTGATGCTGCTAAGGGTCTTGCGTTTCTTCACAGTGATGAAGTCGAAGTGATATATCGAGACTTCAAAACTTCTAATATTTTGATTGATAAT AACTATAATGCAAAACTCTCTGATTTCGGGTTGGCAAAAGATGGACCAGAAGGTGGTAAAAGCCATGTCTCTACAAGGATAATGGGCACCCCAGGCTATGCAGCTCCTGAGTATCTAGCCACAG GTCACCTAACCAAAAAGAGTGATGTATACAGCTTCGGTGTTGTTCTCTTGGAAATTATGTCAGGCAAACGCGCATTGGATAAAAATAGGCCGTCCGGGGAGCATATGTTAGTTGAATGGGCCAAGCCATTGCTCGTCAGCAGGCGCAAGATCTCTCAAGTCATGGATGCTCGTATAGAAGGTCAATACTCATCGCATGAAGCAATGAAAGTAGCACACATTGCAATTCAATGTCTGTCGGTAGAACAAAAATATAGACCAAACATAGATGTAGTGGTGAGATCGTTGGAACAACTTCAGGAATCCAATAGCACTGTCGGTGGAGTTGGAAGCTCTCAGTCTCAACATCAAACAACCATCAAAATAAATGGTCATAGCTCAAGTAGCAGTGGTTTAGAACAAAATGGAAAAAGCGTTGATGAATCTTTAAGTGGAGAAGGTACTTCTAATACGAGTTCATCTGCTTCTCCTCTTTATATCTAG